In Listeria cossartiae subsp. cossartiae, one genomic interval encodes:
- a CDS encoding ABC transporter substrate-binding protein: protein MKQLLKIFVPVIVVALLMMLLATTMNRSEGYAGSNTLTIYNWGDYIDPSLITKFEEETGIKVIYQTFDSNEAMMTKIEQGGTTFDIAVPSDYAISKMKEENLLIPLDHSKLPNEKYLDPRFMDLSFDDNNKYSMPYFWGTLGIIYNKEMFPDKNFDTWNALFDPELKNQILLIDGAREVMGLGLNSLGYSLNDTNKAHLQAARDKLETMTPNVKAIVGDEIKLLMADNEAGVAVTFSGEAAEMLSENEDLEYVIPKDGSNLWFDNMVIPKTAKNVDGAHKFINFMLKPENAAINAEYVGYATPNAKAVQLLPKEISSDERFYPDMDELNNLEVYDNLGKRMLSYYNELFLEFKMYRK from the coding sequence ATGAAGCAACTGCTGAAAATTTTTGTACCAGTAATTGTTGTCGCACTTTTAATGATGTTACTTGCAACAACGATGAACCGTTCGGAGGGCTATGCTGGGAGTAATACGCTGACGATTTATAACTGGGGCGATTATATTGATCCATCGCTCATCACTAAATTTGAAGAAGAAACTGGCATCAAAGTCATTTACCAAACATTTGATTCTAATGAAGCGATGATGACGAAAATCGAGCAAGGTGGAACGACCTTTGATATTGCGGTGCCAAGTGATTACGCGATTAGTAAAATGAAAGAAGAAAATTTGCTAATTCCGCTTGATCATTCCAAACTACCAAATGAAAAATACCTTGATCCGCGTTTTATGGATTTGTCGTTTGATGATAATAATAAATATTCGATGCCTTATTTCTGGGGAACACTTGGCATTATTTATAATAAAGAAATGTTCCCGGATAAGAATTTCGATACGTGGAATGCGTTGTTTGATCCTGAATTGAAGAACCAAATCTTGCTGATTGATGGGGCTCGTGAGGTGATGGGGCTTGGGCTGAATAGTCTTGGCTACTCGCTGAACGATACGAATAAAGCCCACTTACAAGCTGCCAGAGATAAGCTAGAAACGATGACGCCGAATGTTAAAGCGATTGTTGGCGATGAGATTAAACTTCTTATGGCGGACAATGAGGCGGGAGTCGCGGTTACTTTCTCCGGTGAAGCAGCGGAAATGTTAAGTGAAAATGAAGACTTAGAATATGTTATTCCAAAAGACGGTTCCAATTTATGGTTCGATAATATGGTCATTCCAAAAACGGCGAAAAATGTTGATGGCGCGCATAAATTTATTAATTTCATGCTAAAACCAGAGAATGCCGCAATTAACGCCGAATATGTCGGCTACGCAACACCGAATGCCAAAGCGGTCCAATTGTTACCAAAAGAAATTTCCAGTGATGAACGTTTTTATCCGGATATGGACGAATTAAATAATTTGGAAGTATATGATAACCTCGGCAAACGAATGCTGTCGTATTATAATGAATTATTTTTGGAGTTTAAGATGTACCGGAAATAA
- a CDS encoding HD domain-containing protein, whose amino-acid sequence MYEKARQMMIEAHNGQVRKITGEPYFSHPLNVARILRRAGFREEVVVAGLLHDAVEDTEMTDEDIRAAFGDVVADLVASHTENKTLSWEERKAHTIEQVRTGNAEEKALIVADKLDNLTSVKYALSSEGKSVWGYFKRGYELQKWYNEGIKNNMEYGLNPSEIPAFFDEYARLVKWIFKK is encoded by the coding sequence ATGTATGAAAAAGCGAGACAAATGATGATTGAAGCGCATAATGGACAAGTTCGCAAAATTACTGGTGAACCATATTTTTCGCACCCTTTAAATGTAGCGAGAATTTTGCGCCGGGCGGGTTTCCGCGAAGAAGTCGTTGTCGCTGGTTTGTTGCATGATGCCGTTGAGGATACGGAGATGACCGACGAAGATATTCGCGCGGCTTTTGGCGATGTGGTGGCGGATTTGGTAGCTTCTCATACAGAAAATAAAACGTTATCGTGGGAAGAACGAAAAGCGCATACGATTGAACAAGTGCGCACTGGAAATGCAGAAGAAAAAGCCTTAATTGTGGCGGATAAATTAGATAATTTAACCTCTGTCAAATATGCGTTGAGCTCAGAAGGAAAGTCTGTCTGGGGCTATTTTAAACGTGGTTATGAACTGCAAAAATGGTACAATGAAGGGATTAAAAATAATATGGAATATGGTTTGAATCCATCTGAAATTCCGGCTTTCTTTGACGAGTATGCCCGGTTAGTTAAGTGGATTTTCAAGAAGTAA
- a CDS encoding carbonic anhydrase has translation MTKEKVLWGYDEKTGPEMWGHICSDFEIAHTGKAQSPVNIEQADVVKLKPSTMKFYYKETDYTIRRIEQSVHVFPHDKEQGLRFNGEYYPLVSFHAHIPAEHLLDGYMYPIEWHFVHEKPDGTTLVMSAWMEIDNTNNVEFKDLPTYFPEVFADFETEREITLDVNEFMPEERVFYTYQGSRTTPPTVEGVTWIVLKNAKTLGQEDFTEFEKAIGNTSRPVQDLNGREITFYN, from the coding sequence ATGACAAAGGAGAAAGTGTTATGGGGTTACGATGAAAAGACTGGACCAGAAATGTGGGGGCATATCTGTTCTGACTTTGAAATCGCGCATACTGGAAAGGCTCAATCGCCAGTAAATATCGAACAAGCTGACGTTGTAAAACTGAAACCATCAACAATGAAATTTTACTATAAAGAAACAGACTATACGATTAGAAGAATTGAACAATCGGTGCATGTTTTTCCGCATGACAAAGAACAAGGGTTACGCTTTAACGGCGAGTATTATCCACTTGTATCATTCCATGCACATATTCCAGCAGAGCATTTGCTTGACGGTTATATGTATCCGATTGAATGGCATTTTGTACATGAAAAACCAGACGGCACAACGCTTGTAATGAGTGCTTGGATGGAAATTGATAATACCAATAATGTCGAATTTAAAGATTTACCAACGTATTTCCCAGAAGTGTTCGCTGATTTTGAAACAGAACGGGAAATTACTTTAGATGTGAATGAATTTATGCCGGAAGAGCGTGTTTTCTATACGTACCAAGGTTCACGGACGACACCACCAACCGTGGAAGGCGTAACTTGGATCGTGTTGAAAAATGCGAAGACGCTTGGCCAAGAAGATTTCACTGAATTTGAAAAAGCAATTGGCAATACAAGTCGACCTGTGCAAGATTTAAATGGTCGCGAAATTACTTTTTACAACTAA